A window from Theropithecus gelada isolate Dixy chromosome 1, Tgel_1.0, whole genome shotgun sequence encodes these proteins:
- the ANKRD35 gene encoding ankyrin repeat domain-containing protein 35 isoform X1 yields MEPLPSPVGSGTCGPAFCASPSPVASTPAMKRIFSCSSSQVAVERWNRRDQKLLEAVQRGDVGRVAALASRKSARPTKLDSNGQSPFHLAASKGLTECLTLLLANGADINSKNEDGSTALHLATISCQPQCVKVLLQHGANEDAVDAENRSPLHWAASSGCASSVLLLCDHEAFLDVLDNDGRTPLMIASLSGHTAICSQLLQRGARVNVTDKNDKSALILACEKGSAEVAELLLSHGADAGAVDSTGHDALHYALHTQDKSLWRLLQQALNRRQRGGQRLVQHPDLASQASPSEPQAGSPPKSPWRAEPEEEQEEEEDEDPSLEEWRWKYEEEQRKVVQLEQELVQKTEECKTQAAACLRLENQIREQVQELGLLLSWEPRASGRQGSSLRPGGDGMEQGCPMDLLAERIQELKKQQQAAATVNPVLALKKAEDSAPGEIQYEVHGRSQQEEQGPPQSPESETIRKTTGQQLTTSGAQTFGHDHADQLLAGQKESSQVLGVEPGGTVAEPVGPAAMNQLLLQLREELAAVWREKDAARGALSRPVMEGALGTPRAEAAAAAWEKMEARLECVLARLERAKAGLQVKPEVPSQESREGALKAAPGSIREDEEKEKRVPGARGEPLGVPGGEKALGGLAKGQLEKEVSALRLSNSNLVEELGELGRERQRLQRELQSLSQRLQREFVPKPEAQVQLQQLRQSVGLLTDELAVEKEATEKLRKLLAAQSSGLRGLWDCLPPELVGKRSAQSKAAEPLEELRACITTLVDQHREAQQVLARLQEENRQLRGSLSPCREPGTSLKAPASPQVAALEQDLGKLEEELRAVQATMSGKSQEIGKLKQLLYQATEEVAELRAREAASLRQHEKTRGSLVAQAQAWGQELKALLEKYNTACREMGRLREAVAEERRRSGDLAAKAAEQERQASEMRGRSEQFEKTAELLKEKMEHLIGACRDKEAKIKELLKKLEQLSEEVLAIRGENARLALQLQDSQKNNEEIISTYRNHLLNAARGYMEHEVYNILLRILSMQEE; encoded by the exons ATGGAG CCGCTGCCAAGTCCGGTGGGTTCGGGAACCTGTGGCCCGGCTTTCTGCGCGTCCCCGTCCCCCGTGGCCTCGACCCCGGCCATGAAGCGTATCTTCTCCTGCTCCAGCTCACAGGTGGCG GTGGAGAGATGGAACCGCCGTGATCAGAAGCTGCTGGAGGCAGTGCAGCGGGGAGATGTGGGACGCGTGGCTGCCCTGGCCTCCAGGAAATCTGCCCGACCCACCAAGCTAGACTCAAACGGCCAGTCCCC GTTTCATCTGGCAGCCTCCAAAGGACTGACAGAATGTCTGACTCTACTGCTTGCAAATGGGGCTGACATCAACAGCAAGAATGAGGACG GAAGCACTGCCCTGCACTTGGCCACCATCTCCTGCCAGCCACAGTGTGTTAAGGTCCTGCTTCAG CATGGTGCTAATGAAGATGCTGTGGATGCAGAAAACCGTAGTCCATTGCACTGGGCAG cctcctctggCTGTGCCTCAAGTGTACTCCTGCTGTGTGACCACGAAGCCTTCCTGGACGTGTTGGATAAT GATGGACGTACACCCCTGATGATCGCGTCGCTGAGTGGGCACACAGCTATCTGCTCACAGCTGCTGCAGAGAGGTGCCCGAGTTAATGTTACAGACAAGAATGACAA ATCGGCTTTGATCCTGGCCTGTGAGAAAGGCAGTGCCGAGGTGGCTGAACTGCTCCTGAGCCACGGAGCAGACGCGGGGGCTGTGGACAGCACAGGGCACGATGCTCTGCACTATGCTCTGCACACGCAAGACAAGTCACTGTGGAGGCTGCTACAGCAGGCCCTGAACCGGCGGCAGCGGGGCG GTCAGAGGCTAGTCCAGCACCCAGATCTTGCATCCCAG GCCTCTCCATCTGAGCCCCAAGCAGGTTCTCCACCTAAGAGCCCATGGAGAGCAGAGCCTGAAgaggagcaagaggaagaggaggacgaAGACCCGAGCTTGGAGGAGTGGAGGTGGAAGTATGAAGAGGAGCAGAGGAAAGTTGTTCAGTTGGAGCAGGAGTTGGTGCAAAAGACAGAAGAGTGTAAGACTCAAGCTGCAGCCTGTCTGAGACTTGAGAACCAGATTCGAGAGCAGGTGCAGGAGCTAGGGCTCCTCCTATCCTGGGAGCCCAGAGCTTCAGGAAGGCAAGGCTCTAGTCTCCGGCCTGGAGGGGATGGCATGGAGCAGGGTTGTCCTATGGACCTGCTGGCTGAGCGTATACAAGAGctaaagaagcagcagcaggcagCAGCCACAGTAAATCCAGTATTAGCTCTGAAGAAGGCTGAGGACTCAGCCCCAGGAGAGATCCAGTATGAAGTCCATGGAAGGTCCCAACAAGAAGAACAGGGGCCACCCCAGAGCCCAGAGTCTGAGACCATCAGGAAAACCACAGGACAGCAACTGACTACCAGTGGTGCACAGACCTTTGGCCATGATCATGCTGACCAGCTGCTTGCTGGCCAGAAGGAGAGTTCCCAGGTTCTAGGAGTTGAACCAGGAGGCACAGTGGCTGAACCAGTGGGCCCAGCAGCCATGAACCAGCTTCTGCTACAACTAAGGGAGGAGCTTGCTGCAGTGTGGCGAGAAAAGGATGCTGCCCGGGGGGCTTTGTCAAGACCAGTCATGGAGGGAGCCCTGGGGACTCCCCGTGCTGAGGCAGCAGCAGCTGCCTGGGAGAAGATGGAGGCCCGACTGGAGTGCGTGCTGGCAAGGCTGGAACGGGCAAAGGCAGGATTACAGGTGAAACCTGAGGTTCCTTCCCAGGAGTCCAGAGAGGGAGCCCTAAAGGCAGCCCCAGGGAGCATCAGAGAGgatgaagagaaggagaaaagggttCCTGGGGCTCGCGGAGAGCCTCTAGGCGTCCCTGGAGGGGAAAAGGCCCTAGGAGGCCTGGCAAAGGGACAGCTGGAGAAGGAGGTGTCAGCACTGAGACTGAGCAACAGTAACTTGGTAGAGGAGTTAGGGGAGTTGGGGCGGgagcggcagaggttgcagagggAGCTGCAGTCCCTGAGCCAGCGGCTGCAGCGGGAATTTGTGCCCAAGCCAGAGGCGCAGGTCCAGCTACAGCAGTTGCGGCAGAGTGTGGGGCTGCTGACAGATGAACTGGCGGTGGAGAAGGAGGCCACAGAGAAGCTGCGGAAGCTCCTGGCCGCCCAGAGCAGCGGTCTCCGAGGGCTGTGGGACTGCCTGCCCCCAGAGCTAGTGGGCAAGAGGAGTGCACAAAGCAAAGCAGCGGAGCCCCTGGAGGAGCTGCGGGCCTGCATCACCACCCTGGTAGATCAGCACCGGGAGGCCCAGCAGGTGCTGGCTCGGTTGCAAGAAGAAAACCGGCAGTTGCGGGGGTCCTTGTCCCCATGTCGGGAGCCAGGCACCTCCTTAAAGGCCCCAGCATCCCCCCAAGTGGCCGCTCTGGAGCAAGACTTGGGGAAGCTGGAGGAAGAGCTGCGGGCAGTTCAGGCCACGATGAGCGGGAAGAGCCAGGAGATCGGAAAGCTGAAGCAGCTGCTCTACCAAGCCACAGAGGAAGTGGCTGAGCTAAGGGCCCGGGAGGCAGCCAGCCTACGGCAACACGAGAAAACTCGGGGTTCGCTggtggcccaggcccaggcttGGGGCCAGGAGCTAAAGGCTCTGCTGGAAAAGTATAACACGGCCTGCCGGGAAATGGGTCGGCTGCGGGAGGCGGTGGCCGAGGAGCGCCGCCGGAGCGGGGACCTGGCCGCTAAGGCAGCCGAACAAGAGCGCCAGGCCAGCGAGATGCGGGGGCGCTCCGAGCagtttgagaaaacagcagagctGCTGAAAGAGAAGATGGAACATCTCATTGGGGCTTGCCGAGAcaaggaggccaag
- the ANKRD35 gene encoding ankyrin repeat domain-containing protein 35 isoform X2, with translation MKRIFSCSSSQCVKVLLQHGANEDAVDAENRSPLHWAASSGCASSVLLLCDHEAFLDVLDNDGRTPLMIASLSGHTAICSQLLQRGARVNVTDKNDKSALILACEKGSAEVAELLLSHGADAGAVDSTGHDALHYALHTQDKSLWRLLQQALNRRQRGGQRLVQHPDLASQASPSEPQAGSPPKSPWRAEPEEEQEEEEDEDPSLEEWRWKYEEEQRKVVQLEQELVQKTEECKTQAAACLRLENQIREQVQELGLLLSWEPRASGRQGSSLRPGGDGMEQGCPMDLLAERIQELKKQQQAAATVNPVLALKKAEDSAPGEIQYEVHGRSQQEEQGPPQSPESETIRKTTGQQLTTSGAQTFGHDHADQLLAGQKESSQVLGVEPGGTVAEPVGPAAMNQLLLQLREELAAVWREKDAARGALSRPVMEGALGTPRAEAAAAAWEKMEARLECVLARLERAKAGLQVKPEVPSQESREGALKAAPGSIREDEEKEKRVPGARGEPLGVPGGEKALGGLAKGQLEKEVSALRLSNSNLVEELGELGRERQRLQRELQSLSQRLQREFVPKPEAQVQLQQLRQSVGLLTDELAVEKEATEKLRKLLAAQSSGLRGLWDCLPPELVGKRSAQSKAAEPLEELRACITTLVDQHREAQQVLARLQEENRQLRGSLSPCREPGTSLKAPASPQVAALEQDLGKLEEELRAVQATMSGKSQEIGKLKQLLYQATEEVAELRAREAASLRQHEKTRGSLVAQAQAWGQELKALLEKYNTACREMGRLREAVAEERRRSGDLAAKAAEQERQASEMRGRSEQFEKTAELLKEKMEHLIGACRDKEAKIKELLKKLEQLSEEVLAIRGENARLALQLQDSQKNNEEIISTYRNHLLNAARGYMEHEVYNILLRILSMQEE, from the exons ATGAAGCGTATCTTCTCCTGCTCCAGCTCACAG TGTGTTAAGGTCCTGCTTCAG CATGGTGCTAATGAAGATGCTGTGGATGCAGAAAACCGTAGTCCATTGCACTGGGCAG cctcctctggCTGTGCCTCAAGTGTACTCCTGCTGTGTGACCACGAAGCCTTCCTGGACGTGTTGGATAAT GATGGACGTACACCCCTGATGATCGCGTCGCTGAGTGGGCACACAGCTATCTGCTCACAGCTGCTGCAGAGAGGTGCCCGAGTTAATGTTACAGACAAGAATGACAA ATCGGCTTTGATCCTGGCCTGTGAGAAAGGCAGTGCCGAGGTGGCTGAACTGCTCCTGAGCCACGGAGCAGACGCGGGGGCTGTGGACAGCACAGGGCACGATGCTCTGCACTATGCTCTGCACACGCAAGACAAGTCACTGTGGAGGCTGCTACAGCAGGCCCTGAACCGGCGGCAGCGGGGCG GTCAGAGGCTAGTCCAGCACCCAGATCTTGCATCCCAG GCCTCTCCATCTGAGCCCCAAGCAGGTTCTCCACCTAAGAGCCCATGGAGAGCAGAGCCTGAAgaggagcaagaggaagaggaggacgaAGACCCGAGCTTGGAGGAGTGGAGGTGGAAGTATGAAGAGGAGCAGAGGAAAGTTGTTCAGTTGGAGCAGGAGTTGGTGCAAAAGACAGAAGAGTGTAAGACTCAAGCTGCAGCCTGTCTGAGACTTGAGAACCAGATTCGAGAGCAGGTGCAGGAGCTAGGGCTCCTCCTATCCTGGGAGCCCAGAGCTTCAGGAAGGCAAGGCTCTAGTCTCCGGCCTGGAGGGGATGGCATGGAGCAGGGTTGTCCTATGGACCTGCTGGCTGAGCGTATACAAGAGctaaagaagcagcagcaggcagCAGCCACAGTAAATCCAGTATTAGCTCTGAAGAAGGCTGAGGACTCAGCCCCAGGAGAGATCCAGTATGAAGTCCATGGAAGGTCCCAACAAGAAGAACAGGGGCCACCCCAGAGCCCAGAGTCTGAGACCATCAGGAAAACCACAGGACAGCAACTGACTACCAGTGGTGCACAGACCTTTGGCCATGATCATGCTGACCAGCTGCTTGCTGGCCAGAAGGAGAGTTCCCAGGTTCTAGGAGTTGAACCAGGAGGCACAGTGGCTGAACCAGTGGGCCCAGCAGCCATGAACCAGCTTCTGCTACAACTAAGGGAGGAGCTTGCTGCAGTGTGGCGAGAAAAGGATGCTGCCCGGGGGGCTTTGTCAAGACCAGTCATGGAGGGAGCCCTGGGGACTCCCCGTGCTGAGGCAGCAGCAGCTGCCTGGGAGAAGATGGAGGCCCGACTGGAGTGCGTGCTGGCAAGGCTGGAACGGGCAAAGGCAGGATTACAGGTGAAACCTGAGGTTCCTTCCCAGGAGTCCAGAGAGGGAGCCCTAAAGGCAGCCCCAGGGAGCATCAGAGAGgatgaagagaaggagaaaagggttCCTGGGGCTCGCGGAGAGCCTCTAGGCGTCCCTGGAGGGGAAAAGGCCCTAGGAGGCCTGGCAAAGGGACAGCTGGAGAAGGAGGTGTCAGCACTGAGACTGAGCAACAGTAACTTGGTAGAGGAGTTAGGGGAGTTGGGGCGGgagcggcagaggttgcagagggAGCTGCAGTCCCTGAGCCAGCGGCTGCAGCGGGAATTTGTGCCCAAGCCAGAGGCGCAGGTCCAGCTACAGCAGTTGCGGCAGAGTGTGGGGCTGCTGACAGATGAACTGGCGGTGGAGAAGGAGGCCACAGAGAAGCTGCGGAAGCTCCTGGCCGCCCAGAGCAGCGGTCTCCGAGGGCTGTGGGACTGCCTGCCCCCAGAGCTAGTGGGCAAGAGGAGTGCACAAAGCAAAGCAGCGGAGCCCCTGGAGGAGCTGCGGGCCTGCATCACCACCCTGGTAGATCAGCACCGGGAGGCCCAGCAGGTGCTGGCTCGGTTGCAAGAAGAAAACCGGCAGTTGCGGGGGTCCTTGTCCCCATGTCGGGAGCCAGGCACCTCCTTAAAGGCCCCAGCATCCCCCCAAGTGGCCGCTCTGGAGCAAGACTTGGGGAAGCTGGAGGAAGAGCTGCGGGCAGTTCAGGCCACGATGAGCGGGAAGAGCCAGGAGATCGGAAAGCTGAAGCAGCTGCTCTACCAAGCCACAGAGGAAGTGGCTGAGCTAAGGGCCCGGGAGGCAGCCAGCCTACGGCAACACGAGAAAACTCGGGGTTCGCTggtggcccaggcccaggcttGGGGCCAGGAGCTAAAGGCTCTGCTGGAAAAGTATAACACGGCCTGCCGGGAAATGGGTCGGCTGCGGGAGGCGGTGGCCGAGGAGCGCCGCCGGAGCGGGGACCTGGCCGCTAAGGCAGCCGAACAAGAGCGCCAGGCCAGCGAGATGCGGGGGCGCTCCGAGCagtttgagaaaacagcagagctGCTGAAAGAGAAGATGGAACATCTCATTGGGGCTTGCCGAGAcaaggaggccaag